One Candidatus Poribacteria bacterium genomic region harbors:
- a CDS encoding NAD(P)H-dependent oxidoreductase subunit E, whose amino-acid sequence MSDELIQIETPFAFNEENQREFDELIGRYPIKEAAMLPTLHLAQNQAGYITPAVMKYVAEQLEVSVMKVKDVVTFYPMFFEEPVGQYVIRVCHTLPCALRDCKVVLDHLKTKLNTDVASETNLAKGTTADGKFTLMKVECLASCDVAPVIMVNGDLHKNLTPEKVDELLATLAS is encoded by the coding sequence ATGTCAGATGAACTCATTCAAATCGAAACGCCTTTCGCGTTTAACGAAGAAAATCAGCGTGAATTCGACGAATTGATAGGGCGGTATCCTATTAAGGAGGCGGCGATGCTGCCGACGCTCCATCTCGCGCAGAATCAGGCAGGCTATATCACTCCTGCAGTCATGAAGTATGTCGCAGAGCAACTTGAGGTCTCCGTGATGAAGGTCAAGGATGTTGTCACTTTCTATCCGATGTTCTTTGAAGAACCGGTGGGACAGTACGTGATTCGGGTATGCCATACGCTACCTTGTGCGTTGCGAGACTGTAAAGTTGTTTTGGACCATCTTAAGACGAAACTGAACACAGATGTCGCTTCCGAAACCAACCTCGCGAAAGGTACAACAGCTGACGGTAAGTTCACGCTCATGAAAGTAGAATGCCTCGCTTCGTGCGATGTTGCGCCCGTCATTATGGTGAATGGCGATTTACATAAAAATTTAACCCCGGAAAAAGTTGATGAGCTTTTAGCGACGCTTGCGAGCTAA